A DNA window from Scylla paramamosain isolate STU-SP2022 chromosome 10, ASM3559412v1, whole genome shotgun sequence contains the following coding sequences:
- the LOC135104531 gene encoding tyrosine-protein kinase Yes-like yields MGPRLVCLVKPDESGVCDLQETRLSKVRRLVLDTHQRNKQLLLQDSSVPQCVRYGSCRSHSVPPRLPLLCLHTDRGVPTIRLLHFPALNCRGLLNPLVKSRMESELDFLRRSVPFLSAEELDSLEVGTDITPGSYAMVQTVTFRGRLAIRKVMLSDSFLELLLREARVLLQLAGAGGAPRVLAMCTEPPAILLEFVGATFREFLSECSDVAVLLDSLAKVCDQVHEIHENGFIHCDLKANNITVSGEWHNPDVHIIDFGLATPIGQPFDSKFAGIEFHSKRDYLQHWMSPEMKAGERLRPSSDVYSLGVLMIRMTVIANDAGLTSAVTSLLMACTHPDPDKRPTLPDVAACLRDLRLKVLHKDTPDPTASRWSRDTAVLLGNMWI; encoded by the coding sequence ATGGGGCCTCGCCTGGTGTGCCTCGTGAAACCCGACGAGTCTGGTGTGTGTGATCTCCAAGAGACGCGCCTGAGCAAAGTGCGCCGTCTTGTACTGGACACTCACCAGAGGAACAAGCAACTGCTGCTTCAAGACTCCTCTGTGCCGCAGTGTGTGCGTTATGGCTCCTGCCGGAGTCATAGCgtgcctccccgcctccctctcctgtgCCTCCACACAGACCGAGGCGTGCCCACCATCcgcctccttcactttcccgcCTTGAATTGTAGGGGCCTCCTTAACCCTCTGGTGAAGAGCAGGATGGAATCAGAGCTAGACTTTCTCCGCCGCAGCGTGCCGTTCTTATCTGCAGAGGAGCTGGACAGTCTGGAGGTGGGGACGGACATCACTCCTGGCAGCTACGCCATGGTGCAGACGGTTACATTCCGCGGCAGACTCGCCATCAGGAAGGTGATGTTATCAGACAGCTTTCTGGAACTTCTGCTGCGGGAGGCACGCGTGCTGCTGCAGCTGGCCGGAGCGGGCGGCGCGCCGCGCGTCCTCGCCATGTGCACGGAGCCTCCCGCCATCCTCCTGGAATTTGTGGGGGCAACTTTCCGAGAGTTTCTGTCAGAGTGTTCGGACGTGGCGGTGCTGCTGGACTCCCTGGCCAAGGTGTGTGATCAGGTCCACGAGATTCACGAGAATGGTTTCATCCATTGCGACCTCAAGGCGAACAACATCACGGTGTCGGGGGAGTGGCACAACCCTGACGTCCACATCATAGACTTCGGTCTGGCCACGCCCATCGGCCAGCCCTTCGACAGTAAGTTTGCAGGCATTGAGTTTCACAGCAAGCGGGACTACCTGCAGCACTGGATGTCCCCCGAGATGAAGGCTGGGGAGCGGCTGCGGCCCTCCAGCGACGTGTACAGCCTCGGGGTGCTGATGATCAGGATGACGGTGATAGCCAACGACGCGGGCCTCACCTCGGCAGTCACATCGTTGCTCATGGCCTGCACGCACCCTGATCCCGATAAGCGGCCCACTCTGCCTGACGTGGCCGCCTGTCTGCGAGACCTCAGGCTGAAAGTCCTCCATAAAGACACTCCTGATCCCACAGCAAGCAGGTGGAGCCGCGACACTGCCGTCCTGCTCGGTAACATGTGGATATGA